The nucleotide sequence GAACAGCCAGACCTCGGGGAACTCGACGGTCAGGTACGACTTGGCGTAGTTGATCGCCAGCGCCCCGATGACGGCGCCGAACAGCGTTGCGCGGCCGCCAATGGCGACCCAGACCACCACTTCGATCGAGTTAATAGGCGAAAATTCGCCGGGGTTAATGATCCCGACCTGAGGCACGTAGAGCGCCCCGGCCACGCCTGCGATACAGGCCGACAGCACGAACACCCACAATTTGATGCGTTCTACCCGAAACCCAGCAAAACGGCTGCGGCTTTCGGCATCGCGAATGGCCACACAGGCACGCCCGGCACGCGAGGTCACCACGCTTTTGGAAATCCACAGGGCGCCGATCAAGGCGATCACGCTGGCCATGAACAAGCCAACCTTAGTCGCGTCCGCTTGCAGGCTGAAGCCCAACAGCTCTTTGAAATCGGTCAGGCCGTTGTTACCGCCAAAGCCCATTTCGTTACGGAAAAATGCCAACATCAGGGCGTAGGTCAGGGCTTGGGTGATGATCGACAGGTAAACCCCAGACACGCGCGAACGAAAGGCCAGCGCCCCGAACACAAAGGCGATGACGCCCGGCACCAGCAAAATCATCAGCGCGGCGAACCAAAACTGATCAAAGCCGACCCAGAACCAGGGCAAGGCATCCCAGTCCAAAAAGACCATGAAATCCGGCAGCAGTGGGTCACCGTAAACACCGCGATCGCCGATTTGGCGCATCAAGTACATGCCCATGACGTAGCCGCCTAGGGCGAAAAAAGCCGCGTGGCCGAGGGTTAAAATACCCAGAAACCCCCACACCAGGTCAACCGCGACCGCCAGCATCGCCAGCGTCAGGTATTTGCCCAACAGACTTAGGGTGTAGGTCGGCATATGCCCCAGCGAGCCCTCGGGCAAGCTGTTAAGCACCGGCACCAGTACCAAGGCGAGTAGCAACCCGCCCATGACCAGTTGCTCGGTGCGTGAATTGGGTTTGATCAGTTGCATCATGCTTTTAGCCCTCGACCGCACGACCGCGCTGCGGAAACAGGCCGCGCGGATTTTTTTGGATGAACAGCACGATAAAAATCAGCACTACGATTTTGGCCAAGACGGCCCCAGTCCACGGCTCGATCAGCTTGTTGGCGATGCCCAGGCTAAGTCCCGCCACCAACGTGCCCCACAGGTTGCCGACGCCGCCGAAGACCACGACCATGAAGGAGTCAATAATGTAGGCCTGACCCATATTCGGGCCGACGTTGGTCAGCTGTGACAGGGCTACACCAGCCAGGCCTGCGACACCTGAACCCAGTCCAAAGGTCAGGGCGTCGACCCATTGCGAGCGCACGCCCATGGCCCGGGCCATGGTCCGGTTCTGGGCCACGGCGCGGACTTGCAAGCCGAGTGACGAACGCCTCAAAATTGTCAGCAAGGCAAAGAACACCAGCAAGCAAAACCCAATTACGTATAGGCGGTTCAGGGTTAGCGATAGCGCCGCGTTGATTTCCCACGCGCCGCTCATCCACTCGGGTGTGGTGACACTGCGGTTTAGCGGTGAAAACACGCTGCGCACGGCCTGTTGCAAGATCAAACTGATGCCAAAGGTCGCCAACAGCGTTTCCAGTGGGCGTCCGTACAAAAATCGAATGACGCCGCGTTCAATGCAGATGCCGACGGCGGCGGCGACCACGAAGGCGGCCGGGATCGATAGCAATAGCGCCAGCCCCGGGCTGGCGGGCATCAGTTGCTGCATAACAAAGGTTGTGTAAGCGCCCAACATAATCAGCTCGCCATGGGCCATGTTGATCACGCCCATGACCCCGAAGGTAATCGCCAGGCCGATCGCAGCCAGCACCAAGACCGACCCAAGGCTGATGCCGAAATACAAGGTCTCGGCCCATTGGTAACGTTGATGTGCCCGCTCGATCGCGACGACCCCGCGCTGGGCGTCGGCATACAATGCGTCATCCGGGCTGATCAGGCGCAAGGCATTCAGCGCGTCATTACTGACCGAGTCGCTCAGCGAAGTGACCGCGGCGGCGCGCGCTTCCGGCTCGCTGCTGGCAAGCCCGGAGATCGCCAAGGCGAGGCGCATTTTTTCCTGGATGTTGGCATTGCCCTCGCGTTCGGCGGCTAGCTGGATCGCGGCGGTTGCACGGGCTGAGGGCGTTTGCAGCAACTGTTCGATACTGCCAAGGCGAATCGCCGGGTCATCGTTGCTGAGTGACAGTAGCGCAAGCTCCGTGCGTAATTGGTCGCGCAGGTCGTTGTTGAGCGAGACCCGCTTGAATTGTCGTTTTTTGTCGATGGTGACGGTGCTCTGGCCATCCAGCGTTAGCGCTGTCGCGCCTTTGCGATGGTCGGCGACCTGATACAGGGTGCCATTGCGCTTGTCGTAATACAGCGCTCCGTCCAGCATTAACTGGCTGGCGCGTTGGGCGGCGGCGGGATCCTGCGTCAGCCACTGGGTCATCAGTTCGGCTTTTTGTTCGAACGAAGCGTTGGGCAGGGCGTTGACGATCGCGTCATCGGCGGCCGCCATCGGAGACAGCGCTAGCAGCAGCGCAGTGATCCAGCCAAGTGCATGGCGATTCATAGTGTGGTCCTTGCAAAAAAGCCCGGCACACGGCCGGGCTCTGGGGAGGTGCGGTGGATTAGAAGTTTTGGCCTGAGCATTTCGACGTAACCACGTCGTAGGCACCACAAGACAACGGCGCACGCCAGTCCGAAATCAGGTCCTTGGAACCCGGCAGGAAGTCCGACCAGGCATCGCCGACCACGGTTCCCGAGGTCTTCGAGACGATTTCGAATTGACCGTCGTCTTGAATTTCCCCGATCAACACCGGTTTGCTGATGTGGTGGTTGGGCATCATCGCCGCGTAGCCGCCGGTCAGGTTAGGCACGGTGACACCGATAATGGCGTCCTGTACGGCGCTGGGGTCGGTGGTGCCCGCTTTGGTGACCGCTTCAACCCACATGTTGAAGCCGATGTAATGGGCTTCCATCGGGTCGTTGGTAACGCGCTCGTCGTCACCGGTAAAGGTCTGCCATGCGTCGATAAAGGCATCATTAGATTCGGTGTCCGCGCTCATGAAGTAGTTCCATGCGGCTAAGTGACCGACCAAAGGCGAGGTGTCCATGCCTGACAGTTCTTCTTCGCCGACCGAGAACGCGACGACGGGGATGTCAGCGGCTGAAACGCCCTGGGCGCCCAGTTCCTTGTAAAAGGGCACGTTGGCGTCACCGTTAATGGTCGAGACCACGGCGGTCTTTTTGCCCTGTGCGCCGAAGGATTTGATGTCAGAGACAATCGATTGCCAGTCGCTGTGACCGAAGGGCGTGTAGTTAATCATGATGTCGCTTTCGGCAACGCCATTGGCCGCCAGGTAAGCCGCCAGGATCTTGTTGGTGGTGCGCGGGTAAACATAGTCAGTGCCGGCCAAGACCCAGCGCTCAACCCCCAGGTCCGCAAGGTAATCAACTGCAGGGATGGCCTGCTGGTTCGGTGCCGCGCCGGTGTAGAAGACGTTTTTCGAGGATTCTTCGCCTTCGTATTGAACCGGGTAAAACAGCACGCTGTTGAGTTCTTCAAACACCGGCAGCATTGATTTGCGCGATACCGACGTCCAACCACCAAAGACCGCGTCGACCTTGTCTTTTTCGATCAGCTCGCGGGCTTTTTCGGCGAACAGCGGCCAGTTAGACGCGGGGTCCACGACCACGGCCTCCAGTTGCTTACCGAGCAATCCACCTTTTTTGTTTTGCTCGTCGATCAGCATCAACATGGTGTCCTTTAGCGTGGTTTCGCTAATGGCCATGGTGCCGGACAGCGAGTGCAACACACCGACCTTGATGGTGTCGGCAGCCATCGCCATATTGGCCATCGAGGCGGCGAGGGCGATCGGGGCAAGGCGCAGGGCTTTGTGGGTTTTGATGGTTAGCATGATCTCTCCGTGAGTTTTGGGTTGACGGGAGAGACATAGCGGAAAGCGTGCCAACTTTTGTTGATCATTGATAATTATGATTTTTTCTTTTGGTTCGTGCGGATTGGTTGGCGTTTTGTTCGCAAATTTAGATCA is from Litorivicinus lipolyticus and encodes:
- the urtC gene encoding urea ABC transporter permease subunit UrtC produces the protein MMQLIKPNSRTEQLVMGGLLLALVLVPVLNSLPEGSLGHMPTYTLSLLGKYLTLAMLAVAVDLVWGFLGILTLGHAAFFALGGYVMGMYLMRQIGDRGVYGDPLLPDFMVFLDWDALPWFWVGFDQFWFAALMILLVPGVIAFVFGALAFRSRVSGVYLSIITQALTYALMLAFFRNEMGFGGNNGLTDFKELLGFSLQADATKVGLFMASVIALIGALWISKSVVTSRAGRACVAIRDAESRSRFAGFRVERIKLWVFVLSACIAGVAGALYVPQVGIINPGEFSPINSIEVVVWVAIGGRATLFGAVIGALAINYAKSYLTVEFPEVWLFVLGALFVLVTLFLPKGVAGLITRKESNT
- the urtB gene encoding urea ABC transporter permease subunit UrtB, coding for MNRHALGWITALLLALSPMAAADDAIVNALPNASFEQKAELMTQWLTQDPAAAQRASQLMLDGALYYDKRNGTLYQVADHRKGATALTLDGQSTVTIDKKRQFKRVSLNNDLRDQLRTELALLSLSNDDPAIRLGSIEQLLQTPSARATAAIQLAAEREGNANIQEKMRLALAISGLASSEPEARAAAVTSLSDSVSNDALNALRLISPDDALYADAQRGVVAIERAHQRYQWAETLYFGISLGSVLVLAAIGLAITFGVMGVINMAHGELIMLGAYTTFVMQQLMPASPGLALLLSIPAAFVVAAAVGICIERGVIRFLYGRPLETLLATFGISLILQQAVRSVFSPLNRSVTTPEWMSGAWEINAALSLTLNRLYVIGFCLLVFFALLTILRRSSLGLQVRAVAQNRTMARAMGVRSQWVDALTFGLGSGVAGLAGVALSQLTNVGPNMGQAYIIDSFMVVVFGGVGNLWGTLVAGLSLGIANKLIEPWTGAVLAKIVVLIFIVLFIQKNPRGLFPQRGRAVEG
- the urtA gene encoding urea ABC transporter substrate-binding protein, with the translated sequence MANMAMAADTIKVGVLHSLSGTMAISETTLKDTMLMLIDEQNKKGGLLGKQLEAVVVDPASNWPLFAEKARELIEKDKVDAVFGGWTSVSRKSMLPVFEELNSVLFYPVQYEGEESSKNVFYTGAAPNQQAIPAVDYLADLGVERWVLAGTDYVYPRTTNKILAAYLAANGVAESDIMINYTPFGHSDWQSIVSDIKSFGAQGKKTAVVSTINGDANVPFYKELGAQGVSAADIPVVAFSVGEEELSGMDTSPLVGHLAAWNYFMSADTESNDAFIDAWQTFTGDDERVTNDPMEAHYIGFNMWVEAVTKAGTTDPSAVQDAIIGVTVPNLTGGYAAMMPNHHISKPVLIGEIQDDGQFEIVSKTSGTVVGDAWSDFLPGSKDLISDWRAPLSCGAYDVVTSKCSGQNF